The sequence ACCCAAAACGCATTATTTTCAACCCGAAAACGTGCCCACCATTTCCCGATTAGAGCCCAATTTTTTTGCTTTTAGTGACCCTATATTAAACCctccaaccccccccccccccccgatcgTAAGGTAAAAGAATAgaatcccatttaacccaagaaagTTTATTGTTTTCACTCATACCTCCCAAAAAGAACTTACGCCTCATGCTTTCGAGTGTTTTTAGGACGCACGCTGAAGCACGGAAAAGGGAGAAGTAATACAACGGCAAGCTTGAAAGATCGGATTTTACGAGTGTTAGACGACCCCCAAATGACAATGTTTTAGACCTCCATTCCGAAAGTCTTTTTTGGAATTTAGAGGTGACCACGTTCCAATCCCCCATTCGCGACATTTTTTCACCCACCGGTAAGCCAAGATATGTTAAGGGGAAATTCCCTTCTTTACACCCTAAGCGATTCGTCATTTGACAACGAAAATCATTTGAGACACCAATACCAAATAAACTGCTTTtggatatattaatttttaaacccGAGGTATCCTCGAAACACTTGAGGACTTTCATCACGTTATCCATGTTGTGCTTTCCCCACTTTCCCAAAAAGATAGTATCATCGGCGTATTGCCAGTGAGTCACCTCAATGTTATGATTACCAATTTTAACTCCATGAAGAAGCTCATTAAGCGCTGCTGCTTTGGCCAATATATTTAACCCCTCGCTAGCAAGTATAAAAAGGAACGGGGACAGGGGGTCCCCTTGTCGAATACCTCGTTCGGGATGGAATTCAGCGGTGGGAGATCCATTCACGAGAACCGAGATCGAAGCAGAGCAAACGCAGGACTTTATCCACTTCACCCATCTATTACCAAACCCGAGCCTATCCAAGATGTCAAACAGAAATTACTAATTGACGCTATCAAAGGCCTTAGCGAAATCCACCTTAAAAATAAAACTTTTAAGCTTGTGAAATTTCAGATAGTCAACCACTTCATTTAGTACAAGCGCTCCATCTAATATTGATCTATACTTGATAAACGCACTATGCTCGGTACCCACAATCTTCGGTATTACAACCCGTAGCCTATTTGCGAGCACTTTCGCAATGACCTTGTAGTAGCTGTTGATCAAACTTATGGGCCTGTATTCGTTGAGTTCGGATGGATCTTTTACCTTTGGAAATAACGCTAGAAAATAGGAATTGCATCCATGAGAAATATTACCATTGGACCAGAACCAATGCAATGCCCTCACACGATCATCCTTAATGATGTGCCAAAACCTTTTATAAAACCCTAAATTGAAGCCATCGGGACCCGGGGCCTTTGACATGCCACAATCAGAGACtgcatcaaatatttatttttcgtcgaaaGGCCTTTCTAATATTACCACATCCTCGTTCGAAAGTACCGCATGATCGCCACAGGTTAACTGTGGCCTACTAGAGTTCTGTTCACAGAAGGCAGATCTAAAGTGATGGAGAATCGCATTCTTAACTGTAACCGGGTCATCCTCCCACTTACCATCAATATATAATCCACGAATGTTGTTTTTGTTATTCCTTCTTTTGATTTGGACATGGAAAAACTTGGAATTCTCGTCACCTTCGGTTGCCCAATTGATTCTAGCTTTCTGTCTCAACATATCCTTTTTTTCTTTGTCTTTTTTAATCCAAGAATCCCGACAATCCATCCACCTTGACCGTTCATCCTCACCAAGGGATCTATTTTCAGCAAGTAATTCCCACTGCTCCGCTTCTACCTTAAGTAGTTCAATATCCTCGTCGATAGACCCGAACATACTTTTATTCCATGACCTTAAATCATCTTTTACCTGTTTCAATTTTTTTCTAAAGCAAATGTCAGGCCTGTTGGAATCACATTGTTTAGCCCAAGCCTTCTTGACTATATCCTCAGCTCCATCTCGTTCATACCGCACATCAAAAATCCTAACAGGTTTAGGGCCATAGTCAAGGTTTTTAACACTAAGCATTATCGGATAATGATTTGATAGCTTTCTTTCCAAAGCCACGGAGGATAGATTCCCCCACCTATTGACGAAATCCGTTGATACTAGAAAGCGGTCTAACTTGCTAAATTTTCGACCATTGTCACAAATCCGAGTAAATTTCTTGCCTGCAAGAGGGATCTCAATCAAGCACATTTTATCGATAAAATCGTTAAACATACCTGCTCGATGGTTCATAAAGATGCTGTTTTGTCTTTTATTCACGTGTCTGACCTCATTGAAATCACCGCATAGTATCCAATCGGGATTTTGGAACCTCATAAGTTTTTCTAGACTATCCCAAAATTCTTTCTTACGCTCGTCGTCATGGGGGCCATACACGTTTACCATTATTGTATCATTATCTGCACCTTTGAACTTTCCTTTAATAGCTAGAAAAAACTTCCCTTCAACCACCTCATTGACATCAAAAGCATGACTATCCCAGATTGTCAAGATACCCCCTAATCTTCCCGCAGCAGCTTTTTGAACATAACCATAGTCAGAGTTGCCCCACAACCTCTCAATCCACGCATCGCTTAGAACCCGACACTTAGTTTCTTGAACCACAACAATCGAAGGGTTCTCTGTTATGCAAATCTTATTAAACCAACCCACTTTACCATCCTTTTTGAAACCACGAATATTAATGGAAATTGCCTTCATTGATAACAGTTGATTACCTATTGACGACGCGCGTTTATTGTTGTCTGGGTGCCCAGACGAGCCCGACTTTTGACCCAAATTCGCTTGTGTTTAGGCTGCCTTCACTAGAATCTGGAGTAGGGTTAATTGAATCCTTTAAATGTTGACCACTAGTCTCAGGTACTTTCACCTTCTTCACTTTATTACCAGCTTTTTTCTTTTTGAAAGCCCTTTTCGAAGCCCCCAAAATTCTAGCCATCCTTTTAGCATTCGTAATCTTTGATGAGGAATTCCACTTGCTTACCCTTTCCCAGATTGGAACTCTCGAATTAAGTGACGATGATTGACTGGCGCTAGGGGAATTGGGATCCGTAGGTGTGGTGAAGATTAATTTGTCTTTTGAAACGGTGACCTCGTCAGAATCTTTCTGTGTGTCGATGCGTGAGGAAGAATGGATACCTTTAGCGGGCTCATCGATATCATTAGCGGGCTCATCGCTTGTAGGTTAGGTGTAGTGGACTCAAAACTTGGGCTAACGCCAGGCCTACCACCACCCAACTCTTTAGATTCCTCATTCACTTCGTTTACAACGTTGAATGTATCACCTTCAGGCTCATTAGCAGTAACATCATGGGTATTAATTCCAAGCCCAATATCCTCATCTGGCCCAACTCCCTCTACTGGCCCACTATCATTTTTACCTAATTCACTTTCATTTCCAGGCCCAAAATAATCCATCTCATCATTAGTTTTCTCGTGAGTTGGGATCACTTTGTCTAGGTTTGTTTCTAGGTTTGTTTCTAGGTTACGTTTCTTGGAACTAGTGCAGCCGTTCTCTTCTACCTCGAAAGTCGTGTTGTCTTTGTTAATCGAAAAATTGTTGGAAGTCCCCATGCACTTGGACCCTCGGCCTTCTGTATCAACCGATTGACTTTTGGCCGGAGAAATTTCCATCTCCGGTGACTCTTCATCATCGTCATCAAGATTACCTTTAATCTCACCTTCTTCCATTGATGCTTCTGAACCCCACTCGCTTTTTGCGTCGTCATCGTCATCGTCAAGATCGATTTCAAAGTTATCTTTTGGGTCCTCGAATACCTTGGCATAGAACATAAACTTCCTGCTTTTGATTCGTATCTCTTCATTTACTATTTTATTCCCATGGATTTTGGTAAGAACCCTACCGACTGAGAGATTTTGATTCCCCTCGAACCGGCAGTTTTCAGTATCAAAGACTTTACCATACCAACCAGCAATCTTCTTAAAAGTTTTTTCGTTCCAACATAACACGGGGACACCGGTGATATTGAGCCATGCTAGTCTACCAGAGTTTTTTCCATATGTTCCCATTTTCTCATGTTTGTGAGCCATCGTTTGAGACTGTGATTGTCATCCTTTAAGATATTGTCTATCATGTTGTTTGAAGGACAAACAAGCACTAATTCCACCCCCCCCCCCCAGTATTTCAAATCAATGTTCTTGAAGCATTCAACATCAAGTATGGCACTTAACTGCTGTAGTACCTCATAAGAGTTGACCTCTGCAAGAATTGCTCTTTCAAGTATCGACTGGTTATCTTCATCCTCATTGACTGGAACAATCCGACCAAGATTCGAAAGAGACTTGTCTTTAGACTGCGATTTATCCAAAGCATCCTTGTAGGATCGATCATCTTTTGGTTTCCATACGTATTGATTACTAGTGGTACTCGTGTTATGTTTTGCAGCATGCTGCCCTTGAACATTCTCTTTTTGTTTGGTATCATCAGGTGAAGATCTTTCCTTTGCCTTGAAAGCCTTCAGAAATAATCATCCCCAATAGAGATCTTATTCAATCTTAGGGCAAAGATCTCCATATCAGCAATCCCTTCAAAGCGAACAAAACCAAATCGGTGGCCGATTAGGAGCCGTTTTTTTTGCAATATACACGTCGTTCACCTTTCCATATGGTTTAAACAATCTCCAGAGATCTGTGAACTTCCACTCCACCGGAAAGTTGTAGATCATAAACGAAGACACTCGGCTGCTGCTAACCCTCGAGAACCTGTTCTTGTACCCGTTGCCGTTGTATTCTGTCGTCCCGTTCCCTTCTCCGCTCGTGTACTTGCAAAACTCTTAGCATTCCGGCAACTTTGGACGGTTGTCCACTCACTCTCTCTCTCACAGTTATCGCTCATTTTTTTAAATGTTTATCCACTCTGAAGTTGAAATTTTATTGTTTGAAGTTGAATATTCATAATTATTCTCTTTAGTTTTTTTGTTGGGTTTTAAGATTTAAGTTGATATATTTGCGAAAATGGTTGTTGTATTGAAAATTAGATTAATTTTATTGTTTGATTgagatttagttttagtttttaaagatTGGATTAGTGATTTGATGGGTTTTTAATTTGGAAATTTGATGAAGACAAAAATGAAGGTGAAGCAATGAAGAGGGAAAAAGACTAAAATGCCCTCACGTGCTTCGCACATGGGATGAGATAACGGAAAAAGAGACATAAACCAAACAGAAGGACAACGAGCGTTATTTTTTGAAAGTAAAGTGACGaccccagcaaaaaaaaaaaaggttttagGACGACGTGGATGATTTAGGTATAAGTTCAACGACGACTGAAGTAATTTTGTCTAAAAAGAATGACAATTAACTTTTCATTCCCAAAAACATCTGAACCACTAAGATATGAATTCAGAGATCCGCCAGACATCATCTATAATTTAAATGCCTTAAATTACCTTAGATTGCCAATGTAACCCAGCGAAAAACACATACTCGAGAAGCATAACTCGGATTTCGAGGATATCTCGGCATTCCGGGGAAATTTCGGGGAGATCTCAGGCGTTACTtacgttgactttttatttttatttttattttaatacacacacacacacacacacacatttttacaagcttttacaaaaaaattcgataaatgagcgagaaaattcgagaaattacGAGAACTCATTTATCTATAATGAAGAATCTAAACCTGCTTACTAAAACACTGCTTCTGCATCATGCTACTGGAACTGGAACACAATTCAAGTCTAAGAGACCTCACATATCTAAACCTTAGAAGATGCttattgttataatatataaatatatatatataaatggatagtcaattattgatacacaaaagtaatattattgtattacctaaacttgtgatatttttgctataaatagccatgaatgcaagcattaaacttgcaccatttctcacacttacaaagtgtttctttctttctctccattatcatctttgttcttacacttcattattagtattcttaatcaagaatcaaatcactaaaggtagttataagcctactgaattataacatcaagaatcaaaccactaaaggtagttataagcctactgaattataacacgttatcagcacgataatcttaatactaattatggttggctctgccacctaaatgatatatggtcggttataccacctgaataatatatggtcgacactgtcgtctaattatcatttatgttactaacatttatatttcaattatctaacatttatatggccgacactgtcgcctaattatcatttatgtttactaatatttatatttatgttatataacatttattaatgattgcttacatatggtcgacactgtcacctacttatcatttatgttatattaaatttatgtttaatgtttatatacttatgaatataaagtgactataatttatcatgttgtttgttttaatagaaaatgtcgaatctggaaaagcttaaatttactcctttagaatcaactggaaactacatgccatgggttataaaagtaaaaatgcatcttaaatcaatgggcattcttgaagtcataaatgaaaacaacacttgttctgaaaaagaacaagcaacggcatgttgctttattcatcaacatattgatgaatgcttacaaaataattatgtgactgtagaagatccccatgttttatgggaaggtctcaaaagcagattcaataatcaaagagaatttttacttccagctgctatggaacaatggagaacattaaggttccaagactttaagaaagtaaatgaatatagctcagctctgtataatacatgttcacaacttaaattctgtggacatgaaataagtgatgcagacatgatggagaaaactttctccacaatgaatgctgcaaacatcacagtgcaaagaaatttgagaatgctaaagttcaaaacatatcctgaacttaattcatatctcttagttgcagagcaaaatgatgagctattaatgaaaaatcagcaatcccgtcctactggtacacttgcaatccctgaagcaaatactgcaaataattataaacagggacaaggacgcggacaaggtcgtggttataataaccatcaccatcatcatgccaaaagccataactatggtagaaaccatccttatggtaatggtaatgggcgaggacgtggtcgtggtcgtggccgtggtggtcaaagaaataataatccacgaaaatataaatatcaaccacaaaacaagcccactaaacaagatgttgaagaaaattcttctaaaaattctgaagaatcttgctacagatgtggtagaatgggccactgggctaatacttgccgaacatctaaacatcttgttaagatgtatcaggattcgctgaaagataaagaaaaggaagtaaactttgtggataacgtcgatccaacagtcactgagaaaccatctgatttatatgaagatttcttgaatgtttaagttgtgtgtctttcgaaaaataaacgatttaatatcgtctgtctttgtcattatgtttgctaaatgtttcagtactatctatttgcgtttaaaatattgtgtaatattaatgtactcactatttatttcttatatatgaagttcaatatgaattttgctggaatacaacatcaatcaagtggtggagatctctgtatagcagacagtggaactacacacactatacttaaattcgagaaatattttattgatctaaaaccaacggaaggaactatacatacaatatcaggacctgctaacttgataaaagggataggaaaggcaaatttcatactaccaaatggtacaaaatttttaataaatgatgccttattttctcccaagtcaagcagaaatttattgagtttctccgacatataccttaacgggtatgattatcagtcagtgacaacagaaaatgagaaatatttaagtatcactgacaagagtcatgtggttgaaaaactgccaagacttagttctggattacattatacacatataaatgtaccagaaatacatatggtagttaacgaaaaatatattgatcctggtgtattcagtttatggcataacagattaggccatccaggatcaacaatgatgaaaaggattattgaatgtactcatggacatccactaaaggatagaaaaatccatcatgatacaatggttccatgtacatcttgctctcttggaaaattgataactagaccctcaccacttaaggttgagaaagaatcaccaatgtttcttgaaagaattcaaggtgatatatgtggaccaattcatccaccatgtggaccatttagatatttcatggttctaatagacgcatctagcagatggtctcatgtttgtctgttatcaagccgtaatgtggcatttgcaaaatttcttgcccaaattattaaattgagagctcattttcctgattacaccattaaaagggtgagacttgataatgctggtgaatttacatctcaagcatttaatgactattgcatgtctataggaattgttgttgaacattctgttgctcatgtgcatacacaaaatggtttagccgagtcattgattaaacgtttacagttaatcgctagaccattgataatgagaacaaaactccctgtatctatatggggtcatgcaattttacatgctgctgcattgattcgcatcagaccaagtgcaagtcataaatattccccctacaacttgcttttggtcaagagccaaatatttcccatcttagaacatttggttgtgcagtgtatgttccaattgcgacaccacaacgtacaaaaatgggtcctcaaaggaggttgggaatatatgttggatatgaaacatcttcaatattaaggtatattgaacctatgacaggtgacatttttacagcacgttttgctgattgtcattttaatgaaacattgttccctagattagggggagaaatgaaaaataaagaaaatgatgtttcatggtgtgaacctcaattaaagtatcttgatcctcgcacaaaagaatgcgagacagaagttcaaaagataatgcatatacaagaacttgcaaatcaattgcctgatgcatttacagatacaaaaacggtgacaaaatcatatataccagcagtaaatactccagctcgaattgaaattccaaaagctggcaataacgtcactcatgaatctttgccacgtcagaaacgtggaagaccaattggttcaaaggataaaaatcctcgaaaaagaaaatcagctgataatgaagtaaaagaaagtgttcaagaagaaccacaaatcagtactcctactgcagaggagattgatgatgtcaatacagaaattgcaatcaattatgcatattcaaaaatattatggaaccgaaatgaaatgaaaaatcttgatgagaaattttcatttaatgttgcatatgacatcatgaataataatgatgatccagaaccaacatctatggttgaatgtcaaaatagacatgattgggctcaatggaaagaagcaatacgagctgaattagaatcactcaataaaagaaaagttttcggatccatcattctcactcctaaagatgtgaaacctgtaggatacagatggatttttgtccgaaaaagaaatgagaaaaatgaagttacaaggtataaagctagacttgtagcccaaggtttttctcaaagaccgggaattgattatgaagaaacttattcccctgttatggatgcaattacttttaggtacttaatcagcctggcagtttctaaaaatttagaaatgcatctcatggatgttgtgactgcttacctatatggatcacttgatagtgatatatatatgaagatacctgaaggatttaaggtaccagaagcatcaaatgcaaaactcaaagaaatgtattcgattaaattacaaagatctttatatgggttaaaacaatcgggacgtatgtggtataaccgattaagtgattacttgataagcaaagggtatacaaataaccttacttgcccttgtgttttcattaagaaaacaacatccggatatgtgatcatagctgtttatgttgatgatcttaacatcataggtacaaataaagagatctatgaagccattcaacttctaaagaaagaatttgaaatgaaagatctcggaaaaactaagtattgccttggtttacaaattgagcatatgcctaatggtttacttgtacatcaaacaacatatactgaaaagattttgaaacgtttcaatatggacaaggcaaaaccattaagtactcctatggttgttagatcactcaatgttgaaactggtccatttcgtccatgtgaagatcatgaagatattcttggaccagaagtaccatatcttagtgcaattggagctcttatgtatcttacaaattgtacaagacctgacatttcttttgcagttaatttgttggcaaggttcagctctgctcctaccaaaagacactggaatgggatcaaacacatatttcgataccttcgaggaactactgatttaggattattttattctaacgaatcaaaacaagatttggttggttatgctgatgcaggttatttatctgatccacataaagctaaatctcaaactggatatgtattcctaaatggaggtactgcaatatcatggcgttctcaaaaacaaacacttgttgctacatcatcaaatcatgccgaagtgattgcattacatgaagctactcgggaatgtttttggttgagatcaatgacacaaatcattactgattcttgtggactagaacgcgataaaagtccaacaattatctatgaagataatgcagcttgcatagcacagatgaaagaagggtatatcaaaagtgaccgaaccaaacacatacctcctagattcttcacatacactcaaaatctcattaaggacaacgagattgaaatgagatatgttcaatccagcaaaaactctgctgatcttttcacgaaagcacttccaactgctattttcagaacacacgttcataacattggcatgagacatgttcaaaagatgtaacaaccgaagcgatgtctacttgagggggagtcaactccatgctgcactctttttcccttagctaaagtttttcccactgggttttctttagcaaggtttttaacgaggcagtaacttacagttgatcttcaacaaacaaaattgctatccgagggggagtgttataatatataaatatatatatataaatggatagtcaattattgatacacaaaagtaatattattgtattacctaaacttgtgatatttttgctataaatagccatgaatgcaagcattaaacttgcaccatttctcacacttacaaagtgtttctttctttctctccattatcatctttgttcttacacttcattattagtattcttaatcaagaatcaaatcactaaaggtagttataagcctactgaattataacatcaagaatcaaaccactaaaggtagttataagcctactgaattataacacttaTATGATATGTATATTAGAATGTTGCAAGTCCACATGTGTATATTTATAATGTGGACATCTATTGTATAGAGTTGACTGCCTTTACCAGTTTATATCTCTCCGTGCAGCCATTAGTGAAGCTGCGAAACATAAGGGTTGCGCTCTTTTCGTAATAAAATACCGAACCATAAATATTTCAGCTGATCATTGGGGAGATATGTATGTATTATATGAATTGCAGGACAGATTCAAAGTGACATAAACAATTTACAAGGTCAATGTATTGAACATTTTTTACAGCAGGAAAGTACATCTTGTATATGTTTAGTACCTTCCCTAAAAGTCTTCTTCAAAAAGCTTTGTGGGTTGTGATCAAGTTCTCAAAGCAAACTTCGGCACACTGCGGGTATTAATTATCGGATGTCAAGGGCCTTTTAATTCTAACTCAAACATTTCTCAGtgttgtgatttagcgcactttcaagactcgagaaattaatagaacaattaacaataaataaagacacaagattttacgtcgttcggcgtgaggcctagtccacgggcggaagcagGGAAGGATTTTATTAGCAAATATGACAAACTCGAGGTTACAGTGTATCACTCAATCTAGAATCTAAAATACTAACAACGTATTTAGACCGCTCACTAGATTATAACACTTCTCTCttaactcactcgtatagaattttgaTTAACAATTCTATACCTCACTCTTTTCTCTATACTACTTTTACAAGAGTTAATTAAACTCTTTCAAGTATGGGATGATCAAAATGAAATCCATGCACTTCCTTTTATAGTTGAACTTGTATGTTAGGAATAAGACTTCAAATTGCATACTCCTTCCATTTGTCATTTGTT comes from Rutidosis leptorrhynchoides isolate AG116_Rl617_1_P2 chromosome 4, CSIRO_AGI_Rlap_v1, whole genome shotgun sequence and encodes:
- the LOC139840770 gene encoding uncharacterized protein produces the protein MKAISINIRGFKKDGKVGWFNKICITENPSIVVVQETKCRVLSDAWIERLWGNSDYGYVQKAAAGRLGGILTIWDSHAFDVNEVVEGKFFLAIKGKFKGADNDTIMVNVYGPHDDERKKEFWDSLEKLMRFQNPDWILCGDFNEVRHVNKRQNSIFMNHRAGMFNDFIDKMCLIEIPLAGKKFTRICDNGRKFSKLDRFLVSTDFVNRWGNLSSVALERKLSNHYPIMLSVKNLDYGPKPVRIFDVRYERDGAEDIVKKAWAKQCDSNRPDICFRKKLKQVKDDLRSWNKSMFGSIDEDIELLKVEAEQWELLAENRSLGEDERSRWMDCRDSWIKKDKEKKDMLRQKARINWATEGDENSKFFHVQIKRRNNKNNIRGLYIDGKWEDDPVTVKNAILHHFRSAFCEQNSSRPQLTCGDHAVLSNEDVVILERPFDEK